The bacterium genomic sequence CGGAAATGGTGCAGGGAGAATCTGGAAAATGGAAAATGATCGATATGTATACTACCGAGCCGCAAAAACCGATATTTATTTATCCCCTTTATTTCGCGCTCGGACACCTTGCCAGAATTTCCCATGTTTCCGTGGAAAATATTTTTTTAATCAGCCGATTTTTCTTTGGGACTATCTTGCTTTTCGTTGTTTTATATTTTATCCGCTATTTTATACCCGGTGAAAATCAGAGAAAAATCACCTATTTTTTTGCATTATTTGCTTCCGGTATCGGTTGGATTTTTAGAAACGTTCAATCCCTTGATATAAGTTTGCCAGATGCCATACCAATGGTAAGGTTTTCCTATTTTCCTCATTTTAGTGTTTCCAATATTTTATTCTTAGGAGCTATCATACTATTCTATCACTCCTTAAACGCAAAAAATGGCCGATTTTTCGCGTTTTTAGCGGGAATACTGGCATTTATACTTAATTTCATCTTACCGTTCACCACCCTCTTATTGTACTTTTTGATCATATCTCTTGCGGTTATTTCTTTTATAGGCAACAAAACACCTTCGCGGGACAAAAATGGAATCATTTTCCAAATTATGTCACTTCGTGATAATAATCTTAAGAACTTATTACTTTTTTTTGCCTTATCTTTACCGTCATTGCTTTTTATGTATTATCTGGGAACCACTAACCCTATATGGAAAACGATAGAAGAACAAAACGTCCTTCCTTCCCCGCCTCTTATAAGAATAATTACAGGGTATGGACTTCCGCTATTTTTTGGTATTTTAGGGCTTTGGGTATTAATTAAAAAAGACCGTCTAAAAGGATTATTTTTCTCTATCTGGATTTTTGGAGCCATTACATTGTCTTTTATACCACTCTGGATCTATCCGATGCAAAAAAAATTCTTAGAAACTGCCATGTATGTTCCGCTCGCAATCACAGCAAGCTTTGGCATAAAAGGAATTTATGATTATTACAAAAAGAAAAATATTAAGTTTTTACGGTTTAAATTTATTAATGTTTTTATTATGCTTGCAGTACCTATTCTAATAGGAAGCGATATTCAATCTTGGCAAGTTTTTACTTATTTAAACAAAACAAATAGCACGAAACTTTATCTCCCTTTAGAAAATATTGAAGCAATGAAATGGCTAAAACAAAATACGCCTTCAGATAGTATTATTCTGGCTTCTTTTCATAATAGCAGTGTTATCCCTTACTTTGGCAATAGAATGGTATATGTGGGTCACTGTCCGCTAACCATTGATACCAATGAAAAATTAGAAATTGCTGAAAATTTTTATTCTGGAAAATATTCACTTGCTGAGGCGTTCGATTTTCTGAAAAAGGAAAAAATAAGCTATGTTTTTTATTCTGAAACTGAAAAAAAATCAGAAAAAGAGATACCGTTAAGTTATTTTGATCCGGAAAATTATCCATTCTTAAAAAATGTTTACAGGAACAAAAACATAAATATTTATAAAATTGAATGAAATAATATTTTAAAATACTTTCAAACAAATATGAATTTAAAAAAACTTTTGGCCGCCGAATTTAAAAATCAGAATACCTCTAAAAAACTTTTTGGGATCAGCTCAGTCATTGCTTTATTTTTTTTGGCACTCAAGGCTCCGCTGGACCCTGATCTTTTCTGGCATCTTAAAACCGGAAAATTAATATGGCAATATAAAATTATTCCCCAAGTTGACTGGTATTCATACACCATGAGCGATTTTCCCTGGATAGACCATGAATGGCTGACAGAAATACTGATGTATTTGATCAAAAATACTTTTGGCTGGCTAGGACTCTCGATATTCTTTGCCATTATTACGACTTTTATTTTTGCCTGGGTTATTCCAAGAATATCCCGAAATATCGAAACAAAAAGATATCCTTTTTACACCAGTTTTATTTTAATTATTCTGGGCGCGGATGCGGCCTCTCTCGTGTTTGGCGCAAGACCGCAAATTTTAAGCCTATTGGGGGTTGCTTTAATTCTTTATATAATCAAAGAATACCAAATTAACAATAAAAGCAAGATCGTTTACTTCTTGCCTTTTTTGTTTTTGCTCTGGACTAATATGCATGCCAGCTTTATTTTAGGGCTTGGCCTATTGGGAGTCTATTTAGCTTTAGATAAAAACTTAAGATTGCCGGCCGGCCGCCACCCTGAAGCCGAATGGGTAAAACTGCACCGCCCACTCACACCGGAAGCGTGGAAAAAACTAAGCTGGCTTGCGCTTTTATCGATAGCCATCACTTTCATCAATCCATATGGAGCAAAAGTTTACATAGAAATATACAGAACTTTTTCTGACAGTTACGGACACAACCTTATCATTGAATGGCTTTCGCCTAATTTTCATAGTACCGAAGGAATCATTTTCAGTTTTTATCTGATATTTCTTTTTGTTATCCTCTGTATTACAAAAAAAATCGATATGTTTTCTTTTGTTTTGTTGCCTTTTCTTTTGTTCTTTTCCCTTCAAGCCTCAAGAAATATACCATTTTTTGTTCTAATCAGCCTTCCTGTTTTGATCAAAAGCCTCGAAGGGTTTGAAGAAATTTTTTCCTCAGTTATGCAAAAAAAAGTAATTGCTGTTTCTTTAAGCGTTTTACTAATTTTTTATCCCCCTTTCTTAAGCGAAACCAATGATGTAATAAAAACTATGCGCGACGAAAAAGCATTAGCCGGTTTTGGAAAATTTCCCCAAAAAGAAGCAATGGATTTTTTGGAAAATTACCGCGATAAAAATTCAGGAAACATATTAAATGATTATAATTGGGGAGGATACTTAATAGGAAATATCAAATGCTCCCCCTACGCCAAGGCTTCGGGAGACAAGCAAAATTCAAATAATAAAAATAAACTGCAAATGGAATGTTATCCGAAGGTTTTTATTGACGGGCGAATGGCGCATTGGATAACCCCCGAACGGCATATCCTAAAAGATTATAATGAAATAATAGATTTAAAAGATGATTCGCAAAAACTATTGGATAAATATCAAATAAAAGCAATTTTTTACCGCAAAGATACTCATCTTGGGCGTAGCTTTTCTTTTAATAATAAATGGAAAAAAATATACGAGGACGATTTGGCTATTATCTACGAAAAAATTAACTAAAAACGAATTCGGGCTTCAGTGTAAATCTAACCCGCCCCTCATCCTTAAATTTCCAGTTTATCGAATCAACGGAAAGATTACGGCGCCAAATAATAAAATACCGATTTACAATATAATCGGTATTTTATTATTTACGATAAAATATCTATGCGCTAATATATAAAAACTAGCCTACAAATGTTATAAGAATTAAAGATTCGATCGCATACGCCATTCCCGCCAATAAAAGCCCGATCAACGCATAAGTAATGGTCTTTTTTCCGTCTTCAGCCCGACTTTCGTCGCCGGCAGAAGTTACATACATAAGTCCGCCATATACTAAAAAAATAATTCCCAATATAGCGATAAAGGCGATAATAAAATTGGCAATCCTCGTAACAACATCCATAAAATTAACGGTGGTATTAAAAATATTGTTTGGATTAGTAAGAGGAATTGCAGCATTGGATAAAAAAGGCACAAAAATCATGCCTGCCGTTATTAATACTAATGCTATTGTTTTTTTGTTCATAAACTTAAATAAAACAATTAAAGACTTATTTTTATTATTATACCATAATTTAACATACTGGCAAGTTTTTTATCCACCAGTATCTTTCTCTGTCATTGCGAGCCCTGTACTCGGGGCGCGGCAATCTCAATTATCGATATTAGATTGCTTCGTCTCTTCGACTCCTCGCAATGACAAAAAAATAAACAACCCCGAAAAGATTGGGGTTGTTTAAAAAAATAACTTCTATTACCCGATAAGGGTTGTAAGAACCAATGTTTCAAGTGCATAGGCCATAGCGGCAATAAATAAACCGATTAAGGCATAAGTAATTGTGCTTTTGGCTTTTTCTACCGCGCCTTCGTCGCCACCGGCTGTGACATATTGTATGGCACCCCAGACGATAAAAATAATACCTAAAATAGTAATAAAGGCAATGATGAAATTAGCAATGTTTGTCACTACATCCATGAAGTTAGATGTGGAAAAAGTACCATTCGGATTAGTAGGTGTCAATGCAGCGCCAGATGGAGATGCAACAACGGTAACAGCAACTATAACTAACAATAATGATGCTAAAATTGTTTTTTTGTTCATATTTTCACCTCTTTTCTGTTTATAAGTTTTTTTACTTATATCGACCAATCATCTTATTCGATTATTTTTATTATACCACGTTTTTTGAAAAAAAACTAAAAAAGTTATCCACCGCTGTCTAAAATTAATGATTTATCAAAACAGATTAGCTAAAATATTAACTTACAAACGCGACAACCGTTTTCACGATCGCATAGGCGGAAGCTGTAAGAAATAAACCCCAAATGGCATACGTAATTATTTTTTTAGCTTCTTCCATGTCGGATTCATTGCCCCCCGCAGTAACGTATCTGATACCGCCGTATACCAAAAAAAGAATGCCCAAAATACTTACGAACCCCAAAATCCCGATTATAATATTAGTCAAAACAACATCCAGCTCAACGGTGGGCAAGCCTGTAGGAGCAGGACCGGTTGTCCACCCTGTTGCTGCTTGCGCTAAAACAACGGACGGAAACACAAGCAAGCTTGCCGCTGCCAGAAAAAATATTACTCCTGTCAATTTAGTGTTTTTAAAAAACATATGTTTTATATTAAATCACAAATTACATTAAACAAATTACAAACAAATTACAAACAATTTCCAAAGCACAAAATTCAAATTACAAACCGTTTGTATTTTATCTTATATTTTATTATTTGTGTTTTGTTTGTGATTTGTAGTTTGGGATTTGGAATTTAAATATATTCATTGTAAATTGAGATTTGAAAATTAAAGTTATTAACCGGTTATAATGCTATTAACGGTTATAACAACACTATAAGAAATAACTATAAAAACCAATCCGATAACGGCATAGGTGATCATTGTTTTGGCGGTTGCCATTTGCTGGTCGTCTCCGGCCGCAGTCACATAATAGATCCCTCCAATAATTATGAACAAGATGGTCAACCCCGCGGCAATGCCCAAAAGCCAATTGATGCCGCTCGCTATTATCTCGCTCAAAGGCCTGCTGGTAAGACCGACTATTTGCGCCGATGCCGGCGCAACAGAAATTATAAGCAAGCTTGCCGCTGCCAAAAAAATTATTATTCCGATTGATTTAGTGTTTTTGAAAAACATATTTTTTATTATGTCAAAAGTTAAAACTCAAAAATCAAAATTACAAGTTAAAAATCAAAATTTCTTATTTTTTAGTTTTAAAACTCCGCTAGCAAGCATATTGGATATTTCCGTAACTTCGCTTAATAAATTATTAACCCTGTTTGCGTCGGCTAGCTTTGTATCACGAAGCAATCCTAACCAGTATTTAGTTTCATTCGCGGATTTTAAAGAAATTTCATAAAATTTTTTAAACTCTAGGCGAGAACTTGACGCCCTTGCTTCTATAATATTGGCACCTACGGAAGTAGCCGAACGAATAAGTTGATCGGTTATTACCCAAGCGCTTCTTTTGTTAGGCAAAAAGTCAGTTAAGGATATTATGTCTAGGCTAAATTTATAGCATCTTTCTCGCAAGTCTGTTTTATAATTTGCGCTGTTCATAATTTTTATTTTTGAATTGCACTTTTGATTTTTGCCTTTTGGATTTTAACTTTCTTTTTACGGTCCTTTTAATAAATTGGTCACCTCGGTGATTAGCGCGTAAGAGATCAGGATTATTCCCAAGCCGACGACCGCGTAATAAATTATATTTTTTGAAGTACGGAGCTTTTCTTCATCGCCCGATGAACTGATATACATAAGCCCCCCGATGATCAAAATAAGGACGATGACGGAAGATACCAGCGCCAAGATCCAATTGGTGGCATTGGTAAGGATCTCTCCGATAGTGCAGTAGCCGGGACCCAAAGGGCTGACGAACATGCCGGGGCCGGAACAGGAAGCGGCAGGAGGAACAGCGGCGCAAGCGGGACAACCGCCTCCGCCACAGTCTATGCCTGTTTCGCCGTTGTCTTGAATGCCATTATTATTGCAACCAGGCCCAGCGCAAGCCGGACATCCGCCTCCGCCACAGTCTACGCCTGTTTCGCCGTTGTCTTGAATGCCATTATTATTGCAAACAACGGCCACACTGCAACTTCCATCTGCATTGCAAACATCTGTTGCGTTTGGACAACCGCATGTGCCGCATTTATTCACTAAACTCAACGCTCCTGTGGCGCAATTACTAATAGCGCAATATGTTGGTTTGGTTGAAGAACATTCGTTATAATAGGTGCCATCACTACAATCAATATCAGATTTAGAGCAATAGCCCTCGGGGGTACCATCGTTATTGTTATCTGTTCCTACTTGGCAATCCGAATCATTTTTAATAATAGTCTTAACTACTCCATCCGCATCAATGCAAGGCGGATTTCCGCCGCAACCAGCTAATGTAGTTCCAATCTTTGAACTGCAGGTATTGGGTCCAAAAGCGGTACAAAGAGCATCACATTCAACAATTTTGAAAGTCGCGCTAACAATATTAAAAGTAAAAGCGGCCGATCCTGTAGTATAACCTGCTGCTGAAGCAGTAAATGTAAGCTCGCAAGTCGATGCTGCCGCAGGAGCAGTATAAACAATTGTGCAGGTATTGCCAGCCGCTCCAGTCGCACAAGTATTACTAGCAAGAGTTCCACAGCCTATGGTTTGATTGGTAATTGTTGCATTATTTACAGCAGTTCCATCCGCTTTTTTTGTAGTGAAAGTTAATGTTGAAGTACCGTTAACCACTACGGGATTTTTACTGGCGACTATGCTGAGAAAAACCTGATTAGCAGGAGGTGCAAAACATTTTCCGGAAACATTACAAGTGTCCCCTGCTACAGCAGTATTACTCATGGACTCGCATGCGCTGCC encodes the following:
- a CDS encoding four helix bundle protein, with the translated sequence MNSANYKTDLRERCYKFSLDIISLTDFLPNKRSAWVITDQLIRSATSVGANIIEARASSSRLEFKKFYEISLKSANETKYWLGLLRDTKLADANRVNNLLSEVTEISNMLASGVLKLKNKKF
- a CDS encoding pilin — its product is MIFLALNGISKKLFIIIFGVIFFIFGFWVLQPVAKVSAVTCIASCNTGNLLGVPCGNRCWYTGPHADPGPTPQGACSVGTALGQCDPLVIFDTNCTSAEMSCKEQNCGGLSKPTGTACKISLASWNGIACGMTTKDGNWNDTKKECSECSGPNAQGYAWGNATTIFFTTQPLVFKRVCGADTACEDKASTNPATVGSACESMSNTAVAGDTCNVSGKCFAPPANQVFLSIVASKNPVVVNGTSTLTFTTKKADGTAVNNATITNQTIGCGTLASNTCATGAAGNTCTIVYTAPAAASTCELTFTASAAGYTTGSAAFTFNIVSATFKIVECDALCTAFGPNTCSSKIGTTLAGCGGNPPCIDADGVVKTIIKNDSDCQVGTDNNNDGTPEGYCSKSDIDCSDGTYYNECSSTKPTYCAISNCATGALSLVNKCGTCGCPNATDVCNADGSCSVAVVCNNNGIQDNGETGVDCGGGGCPACAGPGCNNNGIQDNGETGIDCGGGGCPACAAVPPAASCSGPGMFVSPLGPGYCTIGEILTNATNWILALVSSVIVLILIIGGLMYISSSGDEEKLRTSKNIIYYAVVGLGIILISYALITEVTNLLKGP